A window of Xenopus laevis strain J_2021 chromosome 1L, Xenopus_laevis_v10.1, whole genome shotgun sequence genomic DNA:
AAGGGTGAGGTACCATAAAGTAAGAGTAGAGAAGGGTGAGGTACCATAGAGTAAGAGTAGAGAAGGGTGAGGTACCATAGAGTAAGAGTAGAGAAGGGTGAGGTACCATAGAGTAAGAGTAGAGAAGGGTGAGGTACCATAGAGTAAGAGTAGAGAAGGGTGAGGTACCATAGAGTAAGAGTAGAGAAGGGTGAGGTACCATAGAGTAAGAGTAGAGAAGGGTGAGGTACCATAGAGTAAGAGTAGAGAAGGGTGAAGTACCATAGAGTAAGAGTAGAGAAGGGTGAGGTACCATAGAGTAAGAGTAGAGAAGGGTGAGGTACCATAGAGTAAGAGTAGAGAAGGGTGAGGTACCATAGAGTAAGAGTAGAGAAGGGTGAGGTACCATAGAGTAAGAGTAGAGAAGGGTGAGGTACCATAGAGTATGAGTACAGAAGGGCGAAGATACAATTGTTGGTACAGTTTGAAAATCAGTGGGTTGAGCAAAATCTTTTCTAGACAGAATGTAACTGCCTCAGTTTTGGAGCATTTGGAGTCACAATGGGCTGTTAATGTGACATCTCTGTGCTCCAATCCCATGTGAACTTTACCTGGaagcactgtcactttaattaCATACATATCATCCACCAAGAAACGTTCCACTCCACAGAAATACGTGTCTTCATCTTCTCGGGTCACAGCTGTGATGGTGACGGAGAAGGTGCGTTGACTCTGTACATCTCTGATGGAGAACCTTCCACTTGTGGTCTCTCCGTCTCTTCCGGATGTTTTAATGACAACATTACAGTTCTTCCAGTTTCCCCCTCTACACCAGTATTTTCTATGGGTCTCAAATCCGCTATTGTAGGTGCAGCTGACTGTCAGCGACTCCCCGGAATGGGCTGTAACAGGACTGGCTGGGCCAGTGAGACTTCTGATTCCTGGGAATGGAACGAGATTTCAGCTGAGATTATCTGGGATTTACTGGCTGAGCTTTATACACTTCTGTATGACACCCAGGAATTGGCAGTACAATGGGGCTGTAACTGATCAGTCAGACATGGGCTCTGAGATCCAACAATTTCAAGATGGCAGTTACATCAATATAATGTACAGACCTGAACTGTTTCATTTTCATAGCCCTCTAGTCCTCTCCATAAACTACTCACCCTACTGATGTGACTTGTCTCATTAATAAAGAATTCCATCTGTTTTAAAAGAACTACTGGCACCCAAGTTATTTGAAACATCAAGTAGCGTGTGATTAACCCTTCCTCAGACAGTACAACAAGGGCCCATCTGAAAGGAAAGCGTCCATGTAACACGTGCTCtacagggagttgcagggaaTTGCTACTGCCCAAAGACAACCGGAGTATGATTCATTATAGTACAAGGTAGTAGTACTGAGCAATTCCTAattcagtgacgtctaatatccttatcatttacagtagggggtacattatgccttataatacatgagtgatactcagagttccctgtataattcagcctgcagccttgtgtctttatatggtcacagaacaacccctcagtgacttctaatatccttatcatttacagtagggggtacattatcccttataatacatgagtgatacttagagttccctgtataactcagcctgcagccttgtgcctttatgtggtcacagaacagcccctcagtgacttctaatatccttatcatttacagtagggggtacattatcccttataatacatgagtgatactcagagttccctgtataactcagcctgcagccttgtgtctttatatggtcacagaacaacccctcagtgactagggatgtagcgaacgtcggaaaaaaagttcgcgaacatattcgcgaacttgcgcaaaaatgcgagcggttcgcgaacggttcgcgaaccccatagacttcaatgggaaggcgaactttaacatctagaaaagacatttctggccagaaaaatgattttaaagttgtttaaagggtgcaacgacctggacagtggcatgccagagggggatcaagggcaaaaatgtatctgaaaaatctgcctgtgtgtgcttggaagagatagtgtagggggagagctgttagtgatttcagggacagatgatagtaagtttgctggctagtaatctgcttgatactgctctgtattggagggacagaagtctgcagggatttgagggacattttagcttaggtagctttgctggctagtaatctactgttctctttaaacaactgccatacgttgaccttgtaggcattgtttgcccagtttttttggacgcagccactgaagcacagttgccagaaaaaatatgc
This region includes:
- the LOC121396156 gene encoding uncharacterized protein LOC121396156, whose amino-acid sequence is MKVLDVRTVTWALVMVLFSLRGIRSLTGPASPVTAHSGESLTVSCTYNSGFETHRKYWCRGGNWKNCNVVIKTSGRDGETTSGRFSIRDVQSQRTFSVTITAVTREDEDTYFCGVERFLVDDMYVIKVTVLPGKVHMGLEHRDVTLTAHCDSKCSKTEAVTFCLEKILLNPLIFKLYQQLYLRPSVLILYGTSPFSTLTLWYLTLLYSYSMVPHPSLLLLYGTSPFSTLTLWYLTLLYSYSMVLHPSLLLLYGTSPFSTLTLWYLTLLYSYSMVPHPSLLLLYGTSPFSTLTLWYLTLLYSYSMVPHPSLLLLYGTSPFSTLTLWYLTLLYSYSMVPHPSLLLLYGTSPFSTLTLWYLTLLYSYSMVPHPSLPCKESSSNALLLLTLSMASDSAGVLVVFHLLAIANLEAVTT